A genomic window from Pannonibacter sp. XCT-53 includes:
- a CDS encoding TRAP transporter small permease subunit has protein sequence MLRVARALSGLNHAVGHAVSWLMLAIVLVQFGVVILRYVFGTGSIWVQEGIIYMFGFLFLLSAGYSLALDGHVRVDIFYRDAAPRTKALVDCAGSILFLLPMCAVILWQSWPFFMMSWMIREGSRETSGLPALYLLKAAILLYAGLLALQGVALMLRAIAALRGDREALATFPTHQS, from the coding sequence ATGCTGAGGGTCGCGCGTGCCCTGTCCGGGCTCAACCATGCAGTCGGCCATGCCGTGTCCTGGCTGATGCTGGCCATCGTCCTCGTGCAGTTCGGGGTGGTGATCCTGCGCTATGTCTTCGGCACCGGCTCGATCTGGGTGCAGGAGGGGATCATCTACATGTTCGGCTTCCTGTTCCTGCTGTCGGCCGGCTATTCCCTTGCCCTTGACGGTCACGTGCGGGTCGACATCTTCTATCGGGATGCGGCGCCACGGACCAAGGCGCTGGTCGACTGCGCCGGCTCGATCCTCTTCCTGCTGCCGATGTGTGCGGTCATCCTCTGGCAGTCCTGGCCCTTCTTCATGATGTCCTGGATGATCCGCGAAGGCTCCCGCGAGACCTCGGGTCTGCCGGCGCTCTACCTGCTCAAGGCGGCGATCCTGCTCTACGCCGGCCTGCTGGCGCTGCAGGGCGTGGCGCTGATGCTCAGGGCCATCGCGGCGCTGCGCGGCGACCGCGAGGCGCTGGCCACCTTCCCGACCCACCAGAGCTGA
- a CDS encoding TRAP transporter large permease, with product MELVPLLDVLMFVAVVACLMSGFPVAFTLAGVALVFALLGHLAGASLSLGAIPLRIFGIMTNETLLAVPLFVFMGVMLERSRVAEDLLETMARMFGKMPGGLGLSVFLVGGLLAASTGIVGATVVTMGLLSLPTMLRNGYNPRLATGAIAASGTLGQIIPPSIVLVFLADQLSNAYQTAQRELGNWSPDPFSVGDLFAAALIPGLCLVGLYILYQLVIAVVRPQDAPPMQMASGERVSLSALVRVLIPPLALIVAVLGSILAGVATPTEAAAVGAVGAALLAAQRAEGARPWVVPGAALSLLGALVLSRLFDLRVARLEIPLSDWIAIGAAAVLTLVGSVCLGLALRSVARGGVLRAVLRSSTQITAMVFTIMIGATFFSLVFRDLGGDELVHALLKDLPGGAVGAMLVVMAVMFLMGFFLDFLEIVFIVVPLVAPVLLQLPMPDGSAMHPAWLGVMMAVNLQTSFLTPPFGFALFYLRGVAPPEVKSSDIYRGIIPFVILQLLMLVILWYVPALATWLPRAIYG from the coding sequence ATGGAGCTCGTTCCCCTGCTTGACGTCCTGATGTTCGTGGCGGTCGTGGCCTGCCTGATGTCCGGCTTTCCCGTTGCCTTCACGCTTGCCGGCGTGGCGCTGGTCTTCGCGCTGCTGGGCCATCTGGCCGGCGCGTCGCTGTCGCTCGGGGCGATCCCCTTGCGCATCTTCGGCATCATGACCAACGAGACGCTTCTGGCGGTGCCGCTGTTTGTCTTCATGGGGGTGATGCTCGAACGCTCGCGCGTGGCCGAGGACCTGCTCGAGACCATGGCGCGGATGTTCGGCAAGATGCCGGGCGGGCTTGGCCTGTCGGTGTTCCTCGTCGGCGGCCTGCTGGCTGCCTCGACCGGCATCGTCGGCGCCACGGTCGTCACCATGGGCCTGTTGTCGCTGCCGACCATGCTGCGCAACGGCTACAATCCGCGCCTGGCGACCGGGGCGATTGCCGCATCCGGCACGCTCGGCCAGATCATCCCGCCCTCCATCGTGCTGGTGTTCCTGGCCGACCAGCTGTCGAATGCCTACCAGACCGCGCAGCGCGAGCTGGGCAACTGGTCACCCGATCCCTTTTCCGTCGGGGACCTTTTCGCCGCCGCCCTCATTCCCGGCCTGTGCCTTGTCGGCCTCTACATCCTCTACCAGCTGGTGATCGCGGTCGTGCGGCCCCAGGACGCGCCGCCGATGCAGATGGCCTCCGGCGAGCGCGTGTCGCTCTCTGCCCTGGTCCGGGTGCTCATCCCGCCGCTTGCGCTGATCGTCGCCGTGCTCGGCTCGATCCTCGCCGGCGTCGCGACGCCGACGGAGGCTGCGGCGGTCGGCGCGGTCGGTGCCGCGCTTCTGGCGGCGCAGCGGGCGGAGGGGGCCCGGCCCTGGGTCGTTCCCGGCGCTGCCCTGTCGCTTCTTGGCGCGCTCGTCCTGTCGCGCCTGTTCGACCTGCGCGTCGCCCGGCTCGAGATCCCGCTGTCCGACTGGATTGCCATCGGTGCGGCAGCGGTCCTCACGCTGGTTGGCTCGGTCTGTCTCGGGCTGGCGCTGCGCAGCGTGGCGCGCGGCGGCGTGCTCAGGGCCGTGCTGCGGTCGTCCACCCAGATCACGGCGATGGTCTTCACCATCATGATCGGCGCCACCTTCTTCTCCCTCGTCTTCCGTGATCTTGGCGGCGACGAGCTGGTCCACGCCCTGCTGAAGGACCTTCCGGGCGGGGCCGTCGGGGCGATGCTGGTGGTGATGGCCGTGATGTTCCTCATGGGCTTCTTCCTCGACTTTCTCGAGATCGTCTTCATCGTCGTGCCGCTGGTCGCGCCGGTGCTGCTGCAGCTGCCGATGCCGGACGGCTCGGCCATGCATCCGGCCTGGCTCGGGGTGATGATGGCGGTGAACCTGCAGACCTCGTTCCTCACGCCGCCCTTCGGTTTTGCCCTCTTCTACCTGCGCGGCGTCGCCCCGCCGGAGGTGAAGAGTTCCGACATCTACCGCGGCATCATTCCCTTCGTGATCCTGCAGCTCCTGATGCTGGTGATCCTCTGGTACGTCCCCGCGCTTGCCACCTGGCTGCCGCGGGCGATCTACGGCTGA
- a CDS encoding indolepyruvate ferredoxin oxidoreductase family protein → MARKTVALDDKYDLTAGRIYVSGTQALIRLALMQKARDRAAGHHTAGYVTGYRGSPLGGLDQQFERAARQLAAEDILFRTAINEDLAATALWGTQQAAMRGEGRFEGVFGFWYGKGPGVDRSGDAFRHANLAGTAPLGGVLALMGDDHTCESSTTAHQSEFAFVDAMMPILNPAGVQEILDFGLIGLALSRYAGVWAGLKCVKDTVESTATVDGRPDRVILRLPEFVLPPEGVSIRPRDHPLAQEARLHQVKLPAARAFLSANAVDRLVLAGGPSPRIGLLTTGKSHLDTLQALADLGLDEGEAARHGLRLLKIGCPWPLDAEAVRHFAEGLELVLVIEEKRALIEPQVKEALYGRANAPVVIGKRDEAQESLFQSHGALDSNRIALAIGRRLLARRPDERLAARLAEVDRLQQALAASSDVATRIPYFCPGCPHNSSTPIPEGSRAYAGIGCHYMVQWMDRNTEGYTQMGGEGANWIGEAPFSTRAHVFQNLGDGTYNHSGSMAIRAARAAGVTMTYKILFNDAVAMTGGQRNDGGLTVPQIAAQVAAEGVGRIAVVTDEPAKYPSATAWPQGTTIDHRDDLLAVERELAAHPGLSVLIYDQTCAAEKRRRRKRGAMPDPDRRVVINDLVCEGCGDCGVQSNCVAIQPLETEWGRKRRIDQSACNKDFSCLKGFCPSFVTLEGAVLRGARAIPEPPAVAAPETSALDGVRGILITGVGGTGVVTVGAILGMAAHLEGRGCGLIDMAGLAQKGGAVTTHLKLAPRPEDISTLRIAAGGADVLIGCDIVVAGSARVLAACDPARTVAVVNTHEVMPGDFARNADFSLPGRRLERALRARCRPGQALFLDAHAAAERLFGDSIAANLMMLGAACQTGAVPLSPDSLEAAIRLNGVAVAMNLAAFRWGRVAVADPAALQRALAGAGVPQAVGSNDPAQQSLETLLARRVAFLTAYQDPAYAERYRRRIETLAAREAAVLGTTGGAEAGIARVAAQQLFRLMAIKDEYEVARLYTDGQFAARLAAGFETPGRMVLHLAPPLLSRVDPRTGRPAKRAFGPWILPLLRLLAKGKRLRGTVLDLFGRTAERRMERGLLADYEATLDEIAADLTADRAEAARALVAWPEQIRGFGPVKEASVPAARSRQAAALAAFRTAGRVPEAAE, encoded by the coding sequence ATGGCACGCAAGACGGTGGCCCTTGACGACAAGTATGACCTGACGGCCGGGCGCATTTATGTGTCCGGCACCCAGGCGCTGATCCGCCTGGCGCTGATGCAGAAGGCACGCGACCGCGCCGCCGGCCACCACACCGCCGGCTATGTCACCGGTTACCGCGGCTCACCGCTCGGCGGTCTCGACCAGCAGTTCGAGCGCGCCGCGCGTCAGCTTGCCGCCGAGGACATCCTGTTCCGGACGGCCATCAACGAGGATCTTGCCGCCACCGCGCTCTGGGGCACACAGCAGGCCGCGATGCGCGGCGAGGGCCGGTTCGAGGGGGTCTTCGGCTTCTGGTACGGCAAGGGGCCGGGCGTCGACCGCAGCGGCGATGCCTTCCGCCACGCCAATCTGGCCGGCACCGCTCCGCTCGGCGGCGTGCTCGCGCTGATGGGCGACGATCACACCTGCGAAAGCTCGACCACCGCGCACCAGAGCGAGTTTGCCTTCGTCGACGCGATGATGCCGATCCTCAATCCGGCCGGGGTGCAGGAGATCCTCGACTTCGGCCTCATCGGCCTTGCCCTGTCACGCTATGCCGGCGTGTGGGCCGGGCTGAAATGCGTCAAGGATACGGTCGAATCCACGGCCACCGTCGACGGCCGTCCCGACCGCGTCATCCTTAGGCTTCCGGAGTTCGTCCTGCCGCCCGAGGGCGTCAGCATCCGTCCGCGCGACCATCCCCTCGCCCAGGAGGCGCGGCTGCACCAGGTGAAGCTGCCGGCGGCGCGGGCCTTCCTGTCCGCCAACGCGGTGGACCGGCTGGTGCTCGCCGGCGGGCCGTCGCCGCGCATCGGCCTTCTCACCACCGGCAAGAGCCACCTGGACACGCTGCAGGCGCTTGCCGATCTCGGTCTCGACGAGGGAGAGGCAGCGCGTCACGGCCTGCGGCTCCTGAAGATCGGCTGCCCCTGGCCACTCGATGCCGAGGCCGTGCGCCACTTCGCCGAGGGGCTGGAGCTGGTGCTGGTCATCGAGGAGAAACGCGCCCTCATCGAGCCTCAGGTGAAGGAGGCGCTCTACGGCCGGGCCAACGCGCCCGTGGTGATCGGCAAGCGCGACGAGGCGCAGGAGAGCCTGTTCCAGAGCCACGGCGCGCTCGACAGCAACCGGATCGCGCTGGCCATCGGCCGGCGTCTTCTCGCCCGCCGGCCGGACGAGCGCCTTGCCGCCCGGCTGGCGGAGGTGGACCGGCTGCAGCAGGCGCTGGCCGCCAGCAGCGATGTGGCCACGCGCATCCCCTATTTCTGTCCGGGCTGCCCGCACAATTCCTCCACCCCGATTCCGGAGGGCAGCCGCGCCTATGCCGGCATCGGCTGCCACTACATGGTGCAGTGGATGGACCGCAACACCGAGGGCTACACCCAGATGGGCGGGGAGGGCGCCAACTGGATCGGCGAGGCCCCCTTCTCCACCCGCGCGCATGTGTTCCAGAACCTTGGCGACGGCACCTACAATCACTCCGGCTCCATGGCGATCCGCGCGGCCCGGGCCGCCGGCGTCACCATGACCTACAAGATCCTGTTCAACGATGCCGTCGCCATGACCGGCGGACAGCGCAACGACGGTGGCCTGACGGTGCCGCAGATCGCGGCCCAGGTCGCCGCCGAAGGCGTCGGCCGCATTGCCGTGGTCACCGATGAGCCGGCCAAGTACCCGTCCGCCACCGCCTGGCCGCAGGGCACGACCATCGACCACCGCGACGATCTCCTGGCCGTCGAGCGGGAGCTGGCTGCCCATCCGGGCCTGTCGGTGCTGATCTACGACCAGACCTGCGCGGCCGAGAAGCGTCGCCGCCGCAAGCGCGGTGCCATGCCCGACCCTGACCGTCGCGTCGTCATCAACGACCTGGTCTGCGAGGGCTGCGGCGACTGCGGCGTCCAGTCCAACTGCGTCGCGATCCAGCCGCTGGAGACCGAATGGGGCCGCAAGCGGCGCATCGACCAGTCGGCCTGCAACAAGGACTTCTCCTGTCTCAAGGGCTTCTGTCCCAGCTTCGTCACGCTGGAGGGCGCGGTGCTCAGGGGCGCGCGGGCGATCCCCGAACCGCCGGCCGTTGCGGCGCCCGAGACGTCCGCGCTCGACGGCGTGCGCGGCATCCTGATCACCGGCGTCGGCGGGACGGGCGTGGTCACGGTTGGCGCGATCCTCGGCATGGCTGCCCATCTGGAGGGGCGGGGCTGCGGCCTCATCGACATGGCCGGCCTGGCGCAGAAGGGCGGCGCGGTGACGACCCATCTCAAGCTTGCGCCGCGACCGGAGGACATCTCCACGCTGCGGATCGCGGCCGGCGGTGCCGATGTGCTGATCGGCTGTGACATCGTGGTCGCGGGCAGCGCCCGGGTGCTGGCCGCCTGCGATCCCGCCCGCACGGTGGCGGTCGTCAACACCCATGAGGTCATGCCGGGCGATTTCGCCCGCAATGCCGACTTCTCGCTGCCGGGTCGCCGGCTGGAACGGGCGCTGCGGGCGCGCTGCCGTCCCGGGCAGGCGCTGTTCCTCGATGCGCATGCGGCGGCCGAACGCCTGTTCGGCGACAGCATCGCCGCCAACCTGATGATGCTCGGCGCAGCCTGCCAGACCGGGGCCGTGCCCCTGTCGCCGGACAGTCTCGAAGCCGCGATCCGGCTCAATGGCGTGGCTGTTGCCATGAATCTCGCCGCCTTCCGCTGGGGCCGGGTTGCGGTTGCCGATCCCGCGGCGCTGCAGCGGGCGCTGGCCGGTGCCGGCGTCCCGCAAGCCGTCGGCAGCAACGATCCGGCGCAGCAGAGCCTCGAGACCCTCCTTGCGCGTCGCGTCGCGTTTCTGACCGCCTATCAGGATCCCGCCTATGCGGAGCGCTACCGCCGCCGGATCGAGACGCTCGCCGCCCGGGAGGCGGCGGTGCTCGGGACGACAGGCGGGGCGGAGGCCGGCATTGCCCGGGTGGCCGCACAGCAGCTCTTCCGCCTGATGGCGATCAAGGACGAGTACGAGGTCGCGCGGCTCTACACCGATGGCCAGTTTGCCGCGCGTCTTGCGGCCGGGTTCGAGACGCCGGGGCGGATGGTGCTGCATCTGGCCCCGCCGCTCTTGTCGCGCGTCGATCCCCGCACCGGTCGTCCGGCCAAACGCGCCTTCGGTCCCTGGATCCTGCCGCTGTTGCGGCTGCTTGCGAAGGGCAAGCGGCTGCGCGGCACGGTGCTGGATCTGTTCGGCCGCACGGCCGAGCGGCGGATGGAGCGGGGGCTGCTGGCCGATTACGAGGCAACCCTCGACGAGATCGCGGCGGACCTGACCGCTGACCGGGCCGAGGCGGCCCGGGCACTGGTCGCCTGGCCGGAACAGATCCGCGGCTTCGGCCCGGTGAAGGAGGCCAGTGTGCCGGCCGCCCGCAGCCGGCAGGCGGCAGCACTCGCGGCCTTCCGCACCGCCGGACGTGTTCCCGAGGCGGCTGAATAG
- a CDS encoding response regulator transcription factor, translating into MSQQIPSPAPTAGLVYVVDDEAAICALLAETLAQFGFRTESFATAADMLKALDRQVPEACLIDLGLPDMEGMVLINEIRRRTFVPILVLSARSHSSDRVMGLELGADDYVVKPFDPREVVARLRSVLRRAADRPKPAGNGRVARFSGHVFDPSSHRLVSPNGEESFLSTGEATLLEALLKAPKRVLSRDYLLEHGGRDESLDRSIDVRVSRLRKKLSGEGGTPLIRTIYGSGYMLTSTVDWT; encoded by the coding sequence ATGAGCCAGCAGATCCCGAGCCCCGCCCCCACCGCCGGTCTGGTCTATGTGGTCGACGACGAAGCCGCGATCTGCGCGCTGCTGGCGGAAACGCTGGCGCAGTTCGGGTTCAGGACGGAGAGTTTCGCAACCGCCGCCGACATGCTGAAAGCGCTGGACCGGCAGGTGCCGGAAGCCTGCCTGATCGACCTGGGCCTGCCGGACATGGAGGGCATGGTGCTGATCAACGAGATCCGCCGCCGGACCTTCGTCCCGATCCTGGTGTTGTCGGCCCGCAGCCATTCCTCCGACCGGGTGATGGGACTGGAACTGGGCGCCGACGACTATGTGGTGAAGCCCTTCGACCCGCGCGAGGTGGTGGCCCGGCTGCGCTCGGTGCTGCGGCGCGCCGCCGACCGGCCGAAGCCGGCCGGGAACGGTCGCGTGGCGCGGTTCTCCGGCCATGTGTTCGACCCCTCGTCCCACCGGCTGGTGAGCCCGAACGGCGAGGAGAGCTTCCTGTCCACCGGCGAGGCAACGCTGCTGGAGGCGCTGCTCAAGGCTCCGAAACGGGTGCTGTCGCGCGACTATCTCCTCGAACACGGCGGCCGGGACGAAAGCCTCGACCGGTCGATCGACGTCCGCGTGTCACGCCTGCGCAAGAAACTGTCCGGCGAGGGCGGAACGCCGCTGATCCGCACGATCTACGGCTCCGGCTACATGCTGACCTCGACCGTCGACTGGACCTGA
- a CDS encoding PAS-domain containing protein, which produces MSETSSQQAQIDLMQAALDHISQGFSVFDADLRLVAWNRGLYEMLDLPHALARRGTHLEAFLRVNAERGEYGPGDIEGKIQRRLERAARFEPHYFERVRPNGQVIAVSGTPLPQGGFVTTYTDITAERRRQEKLERTVAERSRALQQSEDWLRLVTDNVPALIAYVGSGPVFRFANRRYADWFGQSVASIVGRSPAEVLGPDLYAELRPYIEWAFEGNAVSYEYSRAKPDGELAYMRSTLIPDMTADGRTLGIFVLSLDASDQKRSEAALVQSQRMDAVGQLTGGLAHDFNNLLAILTGNLLSLKRKGAAVSASDVEAHLAPMLQAAQRGADLTQRLLAFSRGKAQDVIDTSLNKVLDNTATLLAGSLPPTIRLRFEACTDPLTARLDPSQLETALVNLVFNARDALPDGGEISVSLTPATLAAKHAVAAGVTPGTYARIVVRDTGHGMDDDTRMRVFEPFFTTKPFGTGSGLGLSMVYGLAKQVRGSVRIESAPGEGTAVILLLPARLSASGTGSRAADAGGPLPHGAGELVLLVEDDPAVAETVAQQIKDLGYTVLTAEGAADAADLAADVGEIRAMLSDIVMPGQMNGLALARKVRGLRPDIGIALMTGYADLGEGGAGETGACSAGGDTGFPVLAKPFDSRKLAETLKAIVSP; this is translated from the coding sequence ATGAGCGAGACCTCGTCCCAGCAGGCCCAGATCGACCTGATGCAGGCTGCCCTTGACCATATCAGTCAGGGCTTCTCGGTGTTTGACGCGGACCTGCGGCTGGTGGCCTGGAACCGGGGCCTCTACGAGATGCTGGACCTGCCGCACGCACTGGCGCGGCGCGGGACGCATCTCGAGGCCTTCCTGCGGGTGAATGCGGAGCGGGGCGAATACGGCCCCGGCGACATCGAGGGCAAGATCCAGCGGCGGCTGGAGCGCGCCGCGCGATTCGAGCCGCACTACTTCGAGCGCGTGCGCCCCAACGGACAGGTGATCGCGGTCAGCGGCACACCGCTGCCGCAGGGCGGCTTTGTCACCACCTACACCGACATCACCGCCGAGCGGCGGCGGCAGGAAAAGCTCGAGCGCACCGTCGCGGAGCGCTCGCGCGCGCTGCAGCAGAGCGAGGACTGGCTGCGGCTGGTCACCGACAACGTGCCGGCCCTGATCGCCTATGTCGGTTCGGGGCCGGTGTTCCGGTTTGCCAACCGGCGCTATGCCGACTGGTTCGGACAGTCGGTCGCCTCGATCGTCGGCCGCTCGCCGGCGGAAGTGCTGGGACCGGATCTCTATGCCGAGCTGAGGCCCTACATCGAATGGGCCTTCGAGGGCAACGCGGTCTCCTACGAGTACAGCCGCGCCAAGCCCGATGGCGAGCTGGCCTACATGCGCTCGACCCTGATCCCCGACATGACCGCCGACGGCCGGACGCTCGGCATCTTCGTGCTGTCGCTGGACGCCAGCGACCAGAAGCGCAGCGAGGCCGCGCTGGTGCAGTCGCAGCGCATGGACGCCGTCGGGCAGCTGACAGGCGGACTGGCGCATGACTTCAACAACCTGCTGGCGATCCTGACGGGCAACCTGCTGAGCCTGAAACGCAAGGGCGCCGCCGTCAGCGCGTCGGACGTGGAGGCACATCTGGCCCCCATGCTGCAGGCGGCACAGCGCGGCGCGGACCTGACCCAGCGCCTGCTCGCCTTCAGCCGGGGCAAGGCCCAGGACGTGATCGACACCTCGCTGAACAAGGTGCTCGACAACACGGCGACGCTGCTGGCCGGCTCGCTGCCGCCGACCATCCGCCTGCGCTTCGAGGCCTGCACCGACCCGCTGACGGCGCGGCTGGACCCCTCGCAGCTCGAAACGGCACTGGTGAACCTCGTTTTCAACGCCCGGGACGCGCTGCCCGACGGCGGCGAGATCAGCGTCAGCCTGACGCCGGCCACCCTGGCCGCCAAGCACGCGGTCGCGGCCGGCGTGACGCCGGGCACCTACGCCCGGATCGTCGTGCGCGACACCGGCCATGGCATGGACGACGACACGCGGATGCGGGTCTTCGAGCCGTTCTTCACCACCAAGCCCTTCGGCACCGGATCCGGCCTCGGCCTGTCGATGGTCTATGGCCTCGCTAAGCAGGTCCGCGGCTCGGTGCGGATCGAATCGGCGCCCGGCGAGGGGACCGCCGTGATCCTGCTGCTGCCGGCGCGCCTGAGCGCCAGCGGCACCGGCAGCCGGGCAGCGGACGCGGGCGGACCGCTGCCGCATGGCGCCGGCGAACTGGTGCTGCTAGTGGAGGATGACCCGGCGGTGGCCGAAACGGTGGCGCAGCAGATCAAGGATCTGGGCTACACCGTGCTGACGGCAGAAGGCGCGGCCGACGCCGCCGATCTGGCCGCAGACGTGGGCGAGATCCGGGCCATGCTGAGCGACATCGTCATGCCCGGGCAGATGAATGGCCTTGCGCTGGCCCGCAAGGTGCGCGGCCTGCGCCCCGACATTGGCATTGCCCTGATGACCGGCTATGCCGATCTGGGCGAGGGCGGCGCGGGCGAGACCGGGGCGTGCAGCGCGGGCGGCGACACCGGCTTTCCCGTGCTGGCCAAGCCCTTCGACAGCCGCAAGCTGGCCGAAACCCTGAAAGCCATCGTGAGCCCATGA
- a CDS encoding AMP-binding protein, giving the protein MARLADVAGGDVDTFPKILLRNARDLGERTAVREKAFGIWQSWTWAEVLEETRAFSLGLRKLGLQAGDKVAIVGANRPHLYWSMVAAQALGAIPVPVYADSVAEEMAYVLGHAEVRFAIVEDQEQVDKLQSMEELTCLRHIVYDEPRGLRDYDHTHLSHFAAVQDLGRGLLAQDPSAARAWEAGFAGHKGSDIAVMLYTSGTTGRPKGVMLSFDNLVISARNGNAFDRLDETEEVLAYLPMAWIGDHVFSLAQAYTAGYCVNCPESLETVDLDRLEIAPTYFFAPPRVFEGMLTRIMVRMEDAGRLKKKMFDFFMGVARRSGEKILNGESVPFSDRLLYRLGELFVYGPLKNRIGFTRLKVGYTAGEAIGPEIFRFYRSLGLNLKQLYGQTEASVYITLQPDGEIYGDTVGKPAPQVELKIADNGEVLYRSPGVFVAYYKNDEATRSTKTEDGWVMTGDAGFIADNGHLKIIDRAKDVGKLNDGALFAPKYIENKLKFFPNIKEAVAFGNGRDYATVFINIDLTSVGSWAERNNVNYASYQELAANPQVYDMIRDHVDQVNRDLAAEPMMAGAQIRRFLILHKELDADDGELTRTQKVRRSFIADRYAPLIEALYDGSTSRHVRTEVTFEDGRTGIIEGTVEIRDMTPHAPRHQLREAAE; this is encoded by the coding sequence ATGGCAAGGCTGGCCGACGTCGCGGGAGGCGACGTGGACACCTTCCCGAAGATCCTTTTGCGCAACGCGCGGGATCTCGGGGAGCGGACCGCGGTGCGGGAGAAGGCTTTCGGGATCTGGCAGAGCTGGACCTGGGCCGAAGTCCTTGAAGAGACCCGCGCCTTTTCCCTCGGGCTGCGCAAGCTGGGGCTCCAGGCGGGCGACAAGGTCGCCATCGTCGGGGCGAACCGGCCGCATCTCTACTGGTCGATGGTCGCCGCGCAGGCGCTCGGGGCCATTCCCGTTCCGGTCTATGCGGATTCGGTGGCGGAAGAGATGGCCTACGTGCTGGGCCATGCCGAGGTGCGCTTCGCCATCGTCGAGGACCAGGAGCAGGTCGACAAGCTCCAGTCGATGGAGGAGCTGACCTGTCTCCGCCACATCGTCTATGACGAGCCGCGGGGCCTGCGCGACTACGACCACACCCATCTCAGCCATTTCGCCGCCGTGCAGGACCTGGGGCGCGGCCTGCTGGCGCAGGATCCGTCGGCGGCCCGCGCCTGGGAAGCGGGTTTTGCCGGGCACAAGGGCTCCGATATCGCGGTGATGCTCTACACGTCCGGCACCACCGGCCGGCCCAAGGGCGTCATGCTGTCCTTCGACAATCTCGTCATCTCGGCCCGCAACGGCAATGCCTTCGACCGGCTCGACGAGACCGAGGAAGTGCTCGCCTACCTGCCGATGGCCTGGATCGGCGACCACGTCTTCTCGCTGGCCCAGGCCTATACCGCCGGCTACTGCGTCAACTGCCCGGAGAGCCTCGAGACCGTCGATCTCGACCGTCTGGAGATCGCGCCGACCTATTTCTTCGCCCCGCCGCGCGTCTTCGAGGGCATGCTGACGCGCATCATGGTGCGCATGGAGGACGCCGGCCGCCTCAAGAAGAAGATGTTCGACTTCTTCATGGGCGTGGCGCGCCGGTCGGGCGAGAAGATCCTCAACGGCGAGAGCGTGCCGTTCTCCGACCGGCTGCTGTACCGGCTGGGCGAGCTTTTCGTCTACGGGCCGCTCAAGAACCGCATCGGCTTCACCCGGCTCAAGGTGGGCTACACGGCCGGCGAGGCGATCGGTCCGGAAATCTTCCGCTTCTACCGCTCGCTCGGGCTCAACCTGAAGCAGCTCTACGGCCAGACGGAAGCCAGCGTCTACATCACGCTGCAGCCGGACGGCGAGATCTACGGTGATACGGTCGGCAAGCCGGCGCCCCAGGTCGAGCTGAAGATCGCCGACAACGGCGAGGTGCTCTACCGCTCGCCGGGCGTCTTCGTCGCCTACTACAAGAATGACGAGGCCACCCGCTCGACCAAGACCGAGGACGGCTGGGTGATGACCGGCGACGCCGGCTTCATCGCGGACAACGGCCACCTCAAGATCATCGACCGCGCCAAGGACGTGGGCAAGCTCAACGATGGTGCGCTGTTTGCGCCGAAATACATCGAGAACAAGCTCAAGTTCTTCCCCAACATCAAGGAGGCCGTGGCCTTCGGCAACGGGCGCGACTATGCCACCGTCTTCATCAACATCGACCTGACCTCGGTCGGCAGCTGGGCGGAGCGCAACAACGTCAACTATGCCTCCTACCAGGAGCTGGCGGCCAATCCGCAGGTCTATGACATGATCCGCGACCACGTCGACCAGGTGAACCGGGATCTCGCCGCCGAACCGATGATGGCCGGGGCGCAGATTCGCCGCTTCCTGATCCTGCACAAGGAGCTGGATGCCGACGACGGCGAGCTGACGCGCACGCAGAAGGTCCGCCGCTCCTTCATCGCCGACCGCTACGCGCCGCTGATCGAGGCGCTCTACGACGGCTCCACCTCGCGCCATGTGCGCACCGAAGTGACCTTCGAGGACGGCCGCACCGGCATCATCGAAGGCACGGTGGAAATCCGCGACATGACACCCCACGCACCGCGACACCAGCTCCGGGAGGCCGCCGAATGA